From a region of the Candidatus Jettenia caeni genome:
- a CDS encoding 50S ribosomal protein L21 codes for MYAIIKDRGKQYKVRAGERHLIDLKANAQIGETVEFHDILVYSDEGGNAAFRAADNKNAKVIAEIEGMKKTAKSMTIKFRRRKESMTRKGHREKYTQIKIKEILLG; via the coding sequence ATGTATGCAATAATAAAAGACAGGGGTAAACAATACAAGGTCAGGGCTGGTGAACGCCATCTTATTGATTTAAAGGCCAACGCACAGATTGGAGAAACTGTGGAGTTTCATGATATATTGGTTTATTCCGATGAGGGAGGTAATGCAGCTTTTAGAGCCGCAGATAATAAAAATGCAAAAGTTATTGCAGAAATTGAGGGTATGAAAAAAACTGCAAAGTCTATGACAATAAAATTTCGCAGAAGGAAAGAATCGATGACCAGAAAAGGACATCGTGAAAAATATACCCAGATAAAAATTAAAGAGATCCTTCTGGGTTAA
- a CDS encoding two-component sensor kinase: MMRNTLFWKIFTSYIILLCLCLIFTGYFVSRVIKKYQVNLFTKNLESDATFIHHSIKALLSKNDTEEITRVCKTLSRRLNLNIVITTYTGEIISQSEIMESMKSGHKDRIGNVLKNKTDTIYHDSRSGLIYAVTPIKVSEDRKFFLITSASFIADTASLTAATKTVILYLLLTFAITLAMGFIVIRINTSPLLNITQIAQNFAQGNFARKVEIVSSDEMGDLANAINTMGVELQSQMQTILDDKNKLDAIMVNMNDAIITTDLQERIILINHAAKVLFGIPKITLHIDYLWEKIRNEKLCNLVRETIQTQTARISEIELLSPEKKLLQAHLSLIQIDKNTRGVLLVFHDITELRKLENTRKEFVANVSHELRTPLASIKGYVETLLDNTVIDQEHLREFLTIIMKHTQRLDNLIKDILELSKLDSHDLKIELRSLDIHPCIEGLFSHYKEHCIQRDQTFELNIPHRIPMIETNEYILRQLLTNLLDNAIKYTPKGGRIGLKIEPVNSSVLFEVSDTGIGIPKEHIPRIFERFYRVDPARSREMGGTGLGLPIVKHIVNLHHGLIKVESTPGVGSRFIITLPKQQPKRTT; the protein is encoded by the coding sequence ATGATGAGAAATACATTGTTTTGGAAGATTTTTACAAGCTATATTATACTTTTGTGTCTATGCCTGATCTTTACAGGATATTTTGTAAGCAGGGTTATTAAGAAATATCAGGTAAATCTATTCACAAAAAACCTGGAATCTGATGCAACATTCATTCATCACTCTATCAAAGCATTATTATCAAAGAATGATACAGAAGAGATTACCCGCGTTTGTAAAACATTGAGCCGGCGTTTAAACCTTAACATCGTTATCACAACTTATACAGGAGAGATCATCAGCCAATCGGAAATTATGGAATCTATGAAATCTGGCCATAAAGACCGTATTGGTAATGTATTAAAAAACAAGACAGATACCATATATCACGATAGTCGCTCTGGATTAATCTATGCTGTTACACCGATAAAAGTGTCCGAAGACAGGAAGTTCTTTCTGATTACATCAGCCTCTTTTATAGCCGATACAGCAAGCCTAACTGCTGCTACAAAAACCGTTATACTTTATTTACTCCTCACATTTGCAATAACATTAGCTATGGGCTTTATCGTTATTAGAATAAATACATCCCCTCTCCTAAACATTACCCAAATAGCACAAAATTTTGCACAGGGCAATTTTGCCCGAAAAGTAGAAATTGTTTCTTCAGATGAAATGGGCGATCTGGCAAATGCCATCAATACTATGGGCGTTGAACTCCAATCCCAAATGCAAACTATTCTGGATGATAAAAATAAATTGGACGCTATTATGGTTAATATGAACGATGCGATAATCACAACAGACTTACAGGAACGAATTATTCTTATCAACCATGCAGCTAAAGTCTTATTTGGAATACCAAAGATTACCTTGCATATAGATTATCTATGGGAAAAGATACGAAATGAGAAATTATGTAATCTGGTGAGGGAAACCATTCAGACTCAAACGGCCAGGATATCAGAAATTGAGCTTCTTTCACCTGAAAAGAAATTGTTACAAGCTCACCTTTCCCTTATCCAGATTGATAAAAATACCCGGGGAGTTCTTCTTGTGTTCCATGATATTACAGAATTGAGGAAACTCGAAAACACACGGAAAGAATTTGTCGCCAATGTATCTCATGAATTAAGAACACCTCTCGCTTCCATCAAGGGATATGTGGAAACATTACTCGATAATACGGTAATAGATCAGGAACATTTACGAGAATTTCTCACGATTATCATGAAACATACCCAGAGGCTCGATAACCTGATTAAAGATATTCTGGAGTTATCCAAATTAGATTCCCATGATTTAAAAATAGAACTTCGGAGTTTAGACATACATCCTTGTATAGAAGGTCTGTTTTCACATTACAAGGAACACTGCATACAAAGAGATCAAACTTTTGAACTCAATATACCTCATCGTATACCCATGATTGAAACAAATGAATATATCTTGCGCCAATTGTTAACCAACTTGCTTGATAATGCTATCAAATATACACCAAAAGGTGGTCGGATAGGTCTGAAGATTGAACCGGTCAATTCATCTGTACTGTTTGAAGTATCAGATACAGGTATCGGTATTCCCAAAGAACATATCCCGCGCATATTTGAGAGATTCTACCGGGTTGATCCGGCTCGGTCCCGCGAAATGGGAGGAACAGGATTAGGTCTTCCTATAGTTAAACATATTGTTAATCTCCACCATGGACTTATTAAAGTCGAAAGTACTCCAGGTGTTGGAAGCAGATTCATAATCACACTACCGAAACAGCAGCCCAAACGTACAACGTAA
- a CDS encoding putative transcriptional activator has product MLLAVDIGNTNIHIGIFEEDILHSSYSLGISSSHAFQVNFTEVLNSAIISRSKAAILSSVNPKTEAFVIEYIKKYLLIKPRRIGKDIPIPIPVLTEYPERVGIDRLVNAVAAFKRTKDWTIIIDAGTAITIDVINNTGAFIGGIIAPGMDISSKALHNYTALLPEISVHKPKHILGKRTEEAINSGIYWGTVGMVNKLINMLYDELKCKPRILATGGNANMLAQEIPFISEVIPHLTLEGIQATYTISLISNKRC; this is encoded by the coding sequence ATGTTACTAGCCGTTGACATCGGCAATACAAATATTCACATCGGGATATTTGAAGAAGATATCCTGCATTCTTCCTATTCATTAGGAATCAGCTCTTCCCATGCATTTCAGGTAAATTTTACAGAAGTTTTGAATTCGGCCATCATATCCAGATCAAAAGCTGCTATCCTTTCCTCTGTTAATCCGAAAACAGAAGCTTTTGTTATTGAATATATTAAAAAATACCTCCTTATAAAACCCCGGCGTATTGGGAAAGACATTCCCATTCCTATCCCGGTGCTCACCGAGTATCCGGAAAGAGTCGGTATCGACCGATTAGTGAATGCAGTTGCAGCTTTTAAACGGACAAAAGACTGGACAATCATCATCGATGCAGGTACTGCAATAACGATTGATGTAATAAATAATACCGGGGCATTTATAGGAGGAATTATTGCGCCGGGCATGGATATATCTTCAAAAGCGCTACACAATTATACGGCGCTTTTACCTGAAATATCCGTCCATAAGCCAAAACATATTCTCGGCAAAAGAACGGAAGAAGCAATAAATTCTGGTATTTACTGGGGCACTGTTGGTATGGTAAATAAGCTCATAAATATGCTTTATGATGAGTTGAAATGCAAGCCAAGGATACTTGCAACCGGTGGAAATGCAAATATGTTAGCACAGGAAATCCCTTTTATTTCAGAGGTAATCCCACACCTTACTTTGGAAGGGATACAAGCTACCTATACAATTAGCCTTATTTCAAATAAACGATGTTAA
- a CDS encoding ribonuclease, producing the protein MDKRMLINAIEPEECRMAILENNVLEELYIERSSREQIAGNIYKGKIVNIESSIEAAFVDIGFKKNGFLHISDVLPPNGNGNHSSEGDTAQKSHRESQKIRDILHLGQEVLVQVTKEGMGAKGPSLTTYISLPGRFLVLMPGVPRHGVSKKILSEEERQRLKKILAGLNPPQNIGFIIRTAGEQQTKKEIHKDFHYLLKLWKNIEKRSKNASAPATIYQESDLVIRAIRDIFSTDIREILVDSEAVYERTRDFLRIIMPKYEKLLTLYREDKPLFHKYNIEKEIEDINCKKIPLPRGGSIVIEQTEALVAIDVNSGRFKDESDPEETAFKTNLKAAKEVTRQIRLRDIGGVIVIDFIDMQEEGHIHAIEKALADALKRDKARTKMLKMSKFCTIELTRQRIRHSLRDVLFEECKFCRGTGYSKTVESLCLNAMRDLKFAIHSPQIAKIEIIANPEVANYLQNQKRKQMIEIEESYNKKIYILSTADHEYGKVNIRYLNHKDEPVIV; encoded by the coding sequence ATGGATAAAAGGATGCTTATTAATGCAATTGAGCCAGAAGAATGCCGTATGGCCATTTTAGAAAATAATGTTTTGGAGGAGCTGTACATTGAACGAAGTTCCCGCGAACAGATTGCGGGAAATATCTATAAGGGAAAAATTGTCAATATTGAATCCAGCATTGAGGCAGCTTTTGTTGATATTGGGTTCAAAAAAAATGGTTTTTTACATATATCAGATGTTCTGCCTCCTAACGGTAATGGGAACCACTCATCTGAAGGAGATACTGCCCAGAAGTCTCATCGGGAATCACAGAAAATACGCGATATTCTCCATCTGGGACAAGAAGTCCTGGTTCAGGTAACAAAAGAGGGCATGGGTGCAAAAGGTCCAAGCTTAACAACCTATATTAGTTTGCCGGGAAGGTTTTTGGTTTTAATGCCAGGCGTGCCACGCCATGGGGTATCGAAGAAAATTTTAAGTGAAGAGGAGCGGCAACGTTTAAAGAAAATACTTGCCGGTTTAAATCCACCTCAAAATATCGGCTTCATCATACGAACAGCGGGAGAGCAGCAGACAAAAAAAGAAATCCATAAAGACTTCCATTATCTCTTAAAACTGTGGAAAAATATTGAGAAGCGGTCAAAAAATGCCAGCGCACCCGCAACGATTTACCAGGAAAGCGATCTCGTTATTCGTGCTATCAGAGACATCTTTTCAACCGATATACGGGAAATTCTTGTAGACTCAGAGGCCGTGTACGAAAGAACACGAGATTTTCTTCGGATAATTATGCCGAAATATGAAAAGCTTTTAACCCTCTATAGAGAAGATAAACCATTATTTCACAAATATAATATCGAGAAGGAAATTGAGGATATAAACTGCAAAAAGATTCCTTTACCGCGCGGAGGTTCCATTGTAATTGAACAGACTGAGGCGCTTGTTGCAATTGATGTTAATAGTGGTAGGTTTAAAGATGAAAGTGACCCGGAGGAAACCGCCTTTAAAACGAATTTAAAGGCTGCAAAAGAAGTTACCCGGCAGATCCGATTAAGAGACATTGGAGGTGTTATTGTAATTGACTTTATTGATATGCAGGAAGAAGGGCATATCCATGCCATTGAAAAAGCCCTTGCCGATGCTTTAAAAAGAGATAAAGCACGAACGAAAATGTTAAAAATGTCGAAATTCTGCACCATCGAACTTACCCGGCAAAGGATTCGGCACAGTCTTCGGGACGTTCTTTTTGAAGAATGCAAATTTTGCCGGGGAACGGGGTATAGCAAGACGGTGGAAAGTCTTTGTTTAAATGCCATGCGGGATCTTAAGTTTGCAATCCATTCACCCCAGATCGCTAAAATTGAAATCATTGCAAACCCTGAGGTTGCTAACTACCTGCAAAATCAAAAACGAAAACAAATGATAGAAATTGAAGAATCTTATAATAAGAAAATATACATCCTCAGTACAGCGGATCATGAATACGGCAAGGTGAATATTCGTTACTTGAACCATAAGGACGAGCCTGTTATCGTATAA
- a CDS encoding 50S ribosomal protein L27 translates to MAHKKGQGSSKNGRDSNPQMRGVKRYGGQFVTAGSIIIRQCGTKFRPGMNVGIGKDDTLFSLIDGVVKFETRHRVSVYNS, encoded by the coding sequence ATGGCACATAAAAAGGGACAAGGTTCTTCTAAGAATGGAAGAGATAGTAATCCCCAAATGCGGGGTGTGAAGAGATACGGCGGACAATTCGTAACAGCCGGCTCTATAATAATCCGTCAATGTGGAACAAAATTCAGGCCGGGGATGAACGTTGGTATCGGAAAAGACGATACCCTTTTTTCTCTGATAGACGGCGTGGTAAAATTCGAAACAAGACACCGTGTAAGTGTATATAACTCTTAG
- a CDS encoding GTP-binding protein, protein MFIDEAVIFVKGGDGGNGCVSFRREKYVPHGGPDGGDGGKGGDVILRVSNKIDTLLDLTSRIKHIAESGVHGKGSTRKGKDGKDLLIDLPQGTIVKDKESGRILKDMSTVGESIVIARGGRGGRGNKQFATSTNQAPRNAEKGKPGEERWLILELKLLADVGFIGMPNAGKSTLLSRISAARPKIAEYPFTTLQPQLGIVESEDYKRFVVADIPGLIEGAHGGTGLGDKFLRHIERTKLLVHLLDISPCAKIDPSDAYHIVRNELKQFNPQLAEKKEIIVANKIDLLDPESCNEHIKMLEEKISKSVCPVSTATGKNIRTLIHLMASALHEIQSGA, encoded by the coding sequence ATGTTCATTGATGAAGCTGTTATATTCGTAAAAGGAGGGGATGGAGGAAACGGCTGTGTAAGCTTCCGGAGAGAAAAATACGTCCCTCACGGAGGCCCGGATGGGGGAGATGGTGGTAAGGGCGGAGACGTTATACTTCGTGTCAGTAATAAAATAGACACATTACTTGACCTTACTTCCCGGATAAAACATATTGCAGAAAGTGGGGTGCACGGAAAAGGATCTACGAGAAAAGGCAAGGATGGCAAAGATCTCCTTATCGATTTACCGCAGGGTACCATAGTTAAAGATAAAGAAAGTGGACGTATCTTAAAAGATATGAGCACTGTTGGCGAAAGCATTGTCATTGCAAGGGGAGGGAGAGGAGGAAGAGGAAACAAGCAATTTGCAACTTCTACAAATCAGGCTCCACGGAATGCAGAAAAGGGGAAACCGGGTGAAGAACGATGGTTGATCCTGGAATTAAAGCTACTCGCAGATGTTGGCTTCATCGGGATGCCGAACGCAGGAAAGTCAACATTGCTTTCCCGAATATCTGCTGCACGACCTAAAATTGCTGAATATCCTTTTACCACACTCCAGCCTCAATTGGGTATTGTTGAATCAGAAGATTACAAAAGATTTGTTGTAGCTGATATTCCAGGGCTTATTGAAGGGGCACATGGAGGAACAGGGCTTGGAGATAAGTTCTTACGCCATATTGAGAGAACAAAATTGCTCGTGCATCTTTTGGATATTTCACCCTGCGCAAAAATAGATCCCTCGGACGCATACCATATTGTGCGGAATGAATTGAAACAATTCAATCCTCAGCTTGCAGAAAAGAAGGAAATTATCGTTGCAAATAAAATAGATCTCTTAGATCCGGAGAGTTGTAATGAACACATTAAAATGCTCGAAGAAAAAATATCCAAATCTGTTTGTCCCGTTTCTACGGCTACCGGTAAAAATATACGCACACTTATCCATTTGATGGCAAGCGCCCTCCATGAGATCCAATCTGGTGCATGA
- a CDS encoding putative glycosyltransferase: MPIKIFNYPFSKRQIILSAGDVIIVNGAIFLSAILRLGLSTGWDYIRDNLVSFLLTGLIFVFTFFLTELYDMRKDFKSVSNIITIISASTSAFIITTFLFYMSWSLRIGRGVFIILGVLITLFIIGWRILYSYLLDHPIFHRNTLIIGAGWAGKSILDEIKKSKKTGLKVIGFIDDDKLKRDTRIGGIPVIGNRYALPTIIHTYAINLIIVAITHEKHADLIKALIRCSWSGIDIIDMPAIYEQLTGKIPFHHINDTWMLHILIGKPKLYGKLVKPVFEVFIAFMLFILLTPGMLIIAILIKATSQGSIFYTQERMGKDKRRFTMVKFRTMLEDAELNTGAVYTTDNDPRITGVGKFLRKWRLDEIPQLLNIMNGNMGLTGPRPERQVFIKEFEEKIPFYNQRLTVRPGLTGWAQIKYPYASSIEQTEEKLQYDLYYIKNMSFLLDFVILLKTINVVLFGKGK, from the coding sequence ATGCCAATTAAGATTTTTAACTATCCATTCTCAAAACGCCAGATAATCCTTAGTGCAGGGGATGTGATTATTGTAAATGGCGCTATCTTTTTATCAGCGATACTTCGTTTAGGTCTAAGTACCGGATGGGACTATATAAGAGATAATCTCGTGTCGTTTCTATTGACCGGGTTAATCTTTGTTTTCACGTTCTTTCTTACCGAACTTTATGATATGCGGAAAGACTTTAAGTCTGTAAGTAATATCATAACTATCATTTCTGCATCCACCAGTGCATTTATTATTACAACGTTTCTGTTTTATATGAGTTGGTCACTGAGAATAGGACGTGGCGTATTCATAATATTAGGTGTGCTTATTACGCTTTTTATCATAGGTTGGAGGATTTTGTATAGCTATTTACTCGATCATCCGATTTTTCACCGAAATACATTAATTATTGGCGCCGGCTGGGCAGGGAAGTCGATTTTGGACGAGATAAAAAAGTCAAAAAAAACAGGGTTAAAAGTTATTGGCTTTATTGATGACGATAAGCTGAAGAGGGATACACGTATTGGTGGAATTCCCGTGATTGGTAATAGATATGCCTTACCCACTATTATTCATACCTATGCTATTAATCTCATTATTGTCGCTATTACCCATGAGAAGCATGCCGATTTGATTAAGGCATTGATTCGCTGTTCATGGAGTGGGATTGATATTATTGATATGCCAGCCATTTATGAGCAACTTACCGGTAAAATCCCCTTTCATCACATTAATGATACATGGATGTTACATATCCTTATCGGCAAACCGAAATTATACGGCAAATTAGTTAAACCCGTTTTTGAAGTATTCATTGCGTTCATGCTTTTCATCCTGTTAACACCTGGTATGCTCATTATAGCGATACTCATTAAAGCTACCTCGCAGGGCAGTATTTTTTACACCCAGGAACGTATGGGAAAAGACAAGAGAAGGTTTACCATGGTAAAATTTCGCACCATGTTAGAGGATGCAGAATTAAATACGGGCGCAGTTTATACTACAGATAATGATCCCCGTATTACAGGGGTTGGAAAATTCCTCAGAAAGTGGAGGTTGGATGAGATTCCTCAACTGTTAAATATTATGAATGGGAATATGGGTTTAACCGGACCTCGTCCGGAAAGACAAGTCTTCATAAAAGAGTTTGAGGAAAAAATACCTTTTTATAACCAGCGACTTACTGTAAGACCAGGCTTAACAGGCTGGGCGCAAATAAAATACCCTTATGCATCATCAATTGAGCAAACCGAAGAAAAATTACAATACGACCTCTATTACATAAAAAATATGTCGTTCCTTCTGGATTTTGTAATATTGCTCAAGACTATAAATGTAGTATTATTCGGAAAGGGAAAATGA
- a CDS encoding putative K+/H+ antiporter, which translates to MFLLIALLLIIATYATKITSKLGIPVLLLFLGIGMLIGSDALNFIYFDDAVLTQKIANKENLFIMWGGIKGAVPIVLATYPAVYGLDDNHFIFNIVFFAVFLSCLLQGTTIGWVAERLKLSIPSLPKSRHSIELITTQKSDIDVFEIQIPEISSIDGTRLRELNLPPDSLITSIMRENYIIIPKEDTILKKHDILFVIAPYKETDLIRSELSK; encoded by the coding sequence GTGTTTCTTCTCATCGCATTATTACTGATTATCGCAACATACGCTACCAAGATAACATCAAAACTGGGCATTCCAGTATTACTGCTTTTCTTAGGAATTGGAATGCTAATCGGTAGTGACGCACTTAACTTCATTTATTTTGATGATGCGGTACTTACCCAAAAAATAGCCAATAAGGAAAATTTGTTCATCATGTGGGGAGGAATAAAGGGGGCTGTTCCCATCGTGTTGGCTACATATCCAGCCGTCTATGGTCTTGATGATAATCACTTTATCTTTAATATTGTATTTTTCGCAGTGTTTTTATCGTGTTTATTGCAGGGTACTACCATTGGTTGGGTAGCGGAGAGGCTAAAGTTATCCATTCCTTCTCTTCCCAAATCAAGACATTCTATTGAGTTAATTACTACGCAAAAAAGCGATATCGATGTCTTTGAGATACAAATTCCGGAAATATCAAGTATCGATGGTACGAGACTACGAGAATTAAACTTACCTCCCGATTCATTGATAACTTCAATAATGCGGGAAAATTATATTATTATCCCAAAAGAAGATACCATCCTAAAAAAGCATGATATACTATTTGTAATTGCACCATATAAAGAAACAGATCTTATTAGATCAGAGCTAAGTAAATAA
- a CDS encoding two-component response regulator, which yields MPKEKILIVDDEQDLVKLIRYHLEKDGYKVLSASNGEDALFMARRERPELIVLDLMLPGIDGLEVCKKLKTTPELATIAIVMLTAKGEESDITVGLRLGADDYITKPFSPKELIARIQAVLRRIKTSLVTRDYIEIGDLAIDVYKHEVSIQGESIPLTLTEFKLLHQLANKPGRVFTREQLLDVVSGSEITVIDRTIDVHIASLRKKLKSFANFIVTIRGIGYKFKEY from the coding sequence ATGCCAAAAGAAAAAATCCTTATTGTTGATGATGAGCAAGACCTTGTGAAACTCATACGCTATCACCTTGAAAAAGACGGATATAAAGTACTATCCGCCTCGAATGGAGAAGACGCACTCTTCATGGCCCGAAGAGAAAGACCGGAACTTATCGTATTAGACCTTATGTTACCAGGAATTGATGGTCTTGAGGTATGTAAAAAATTAAAAACAACCCCGGAGCTGGCTACCATTGCGATTGTTATGTTAACGGCAAAGGGTGAAGAATCCGATATAACAGTTGGTTTAAGATTGGGCGCAGATGATTATATAACAAAACCCTTCAGTCCAAAAGAACTCATAGCACGCATACAAGCAGTGCTCAGGCGAATAAAAACTTCTCTGGTAACACGAGATTATATTGAGATAGGCGATCTTGCAATTGATGTATACAAACATGAGGTATCCATACAAGGAGAATCTATTCCATTGACCCTCACAGAATTCAAGCTTCTTCACCAGCTTGCCAATAAGCCAGGGCGTGTATTTACCCGAGAGCAATTACTCGATGTGGTATCCGGATCCGAGATAACCGTTATTGACCGGACAATAGACGTACATATCGCTTCTTTGAGAAAAAAACTAAAGTCTTTTGCAAATTTCATCGTTACCATACGGGGAATTGGTTATAAATTTAAAGAGTACTAA
- a CDS encoding 4-aminobutyrate aminotransferase, whose product MSLKNYPRIHTKLPGPNAIQYLEKETQFISPSSTKGYPLVVKSAKGMLVEDVDNNIFLDFTAGVAVCNTGHNHDEVISSITGQAGTLLHMSGADFYNPLQILLAEKLSVICPGSHTKKVFFGNSGAESVEAAFKLARYHTRRNIVIAFYNAFHGRTMGALSLTASKLNQRRHFLPLISEVIHIPYAYCYRCHYGLTPNNCHMACVTWIREELFKTKVSPDDVAAIFVEIIQGEGGYIVPPKEFHTALYQLTRDYDILYVADEVQSGMGRTGKMFASEHFDIIPDIITLAKGIASGLPLSATVASEKIMDWIPGSHASTFGGNPVSCQAALTTIKLLEEGLIDNAARQGAYIINELKRLERTYPIIGDVRGLGLMLAIEIVKDKETKEYAIEERDRIVQKAFLKGLLLLTCGRSAIRFCPPLILSKNDADIALSLFEECLKETIESR is encoded by the coding sequence ATGTCACTAAAAAATTATCCTCGTATTCATACGAAACTTCCCGGCCCTAACGCAATTCAATATCTGGAAAAGGAAACACAGTTTATTTCACCATCTTCGACAAAGGGCTATCCACTCGTAGTAAAAAGCGCAAAAGGCATGCTTGTAGAGGATGTTGATAATAATATCTTCCTTGATTTTACGGCAGGAGTTGCCGTTTGCAACACCGGACATAATCATGATGAAGTCATATCATCAATTACCGGCCAGGCAGGCACCCTTCTTCACATGTCCGGGGCGGATTTTTATAACCCTCTGCAAATCCTCCTGGCTGAAAAGCTATCTGTGATCTGCCCAGGGTCTCATACCAAAAAAGTCTTTTTTGGGAATTCTGGCGCAGAATCGGTAGAAGCTGCTTTTAAATTAGCGCGATACCATACCAGGCGCAACATTGTCATCGCCTTTTACAACGCTTTTCATGGAAGAACCATGGGGGCGCTTTCGCTAACGGCTAGTAAATTAAACCAACGCAGGCATTTTTTACCTCTTATTTCAGAGGTTATTCATATCCCATATGCATATTGCTATAGATGTCACTATGGTTTAACCCCCAATAATTGTCATATGGCATGCGTAACATGGATACGAGAGGAGTTATTCAAAACAAAGGTATCTCCGGATGATGTGGCAGCAATCTTTGTTGAAATTATCCAGGGAGAAGGCGGATATATTGTGCCTCCAAAAGAATTTCATACGGCATTGTATCAACTAACACGCGATTATGATATCCTCTATGTTGCTGATGAAGTACAATCAGGTATGGGCAGAACAGGTAAAATGTTTGCCTCTGAGCATTTTGACATAATTCCCGACATCATTACCCTTGCTAAGGGTATAGCTTCAGGGCTTCCCTTATCTGCCACCGTTGCATCAGAAAAAATAATGGATTGGATACCGGGCAGTCATGCAAGTACGTTCGGAGGTAATCCCGTTAGCTGCCAGGCCGCGCTTACTACTATCAAGCTTCTCGAAGAAGGATTGATAGATAATGCTGCCAGACAAGGCGCCTACATCATAAATGAATTAAAGAGATTGGAGCGCACATATCCTATAATCGGCGACGTAAGGGGCTTGGGATTAATGCTGGCAATTGAAATTGTAAAAGATAAGGAGACCAAAGAATATGCTATCGAAGAACGGGATCGTATCGTCCAGAAGGCATTCTTAAAAGGACTTTTATTACTGACCTGCGGCCGCAGCGCAATCCGCTTCTGCCCACCCTTAATCCTCTCGAAAAATGATGCAGATATTGCATTATCTCTCTTTGAAGAATGTTTGAAAGAGACGATAGAAAGCAGATAA